One Salvelinus namaycush isolate Seneca chromosome 4, SaNama_1.0, whole genome shotgun sequence genomic window carries:
- the cnrip1b gene encoding CB1 cannabinoid receptor-interacting protein 1b has translation MAIAIVKIGISLKMLPNNSAVFFKSDGGRFGQTRTIKLLTGSKYKIEVVVKPGAAEATTMSVGGVIFPLEQKSRDPQSVVYTGVYNTEGMTHTKSGDRQAVQISLQFPEVGSFEVVWQVKYYNYNKRDHCQGGNSFNSIEYECKPNETRSLMWVNKELFV, from the exons ATGGCTATCGCAATCGTCAAGATCGGAATTTCATtgaaaatgctaccaaataacAGTGCCGTGTTCTTCAAATCGGACGGTGGGAGATTTGGCCAAACCAGGACGATTAAATTGCTAACGGGGTCAAAGTACAAGATTGAAGTGGTTGTCAAACCTGGGGCTGCAGAGGCAAC cACTATGAGTGTAGGCGGAGTCATCTTCCCCTTGGAGCAGAAGTCTAGAGACCCCCAGTCTGTAGTCTACACTGGCGTCTACAACACAGAGGGCATGACTCACACCAAGAGTGGAGACAGACAAGCTGTACAGATCAGTTTGCAG TTCCCAGAGGTGGGCTCTTTTGAAGTGGTGTGGCAGGTGAagtactacaactacaacaagaGGGACCACTGCCAGGGGGGCAACAGTTTCAACAGCATCGAGTACGAGTGCAAGCCCAACGAGACACGCAGCCTGATGTGGGTCAACAAGGAGCTGTTCGTCTGA